Proteins found in one Kwoniella bestiolae CBS 10118 chromosome 1, complete sequence genomic segment:
- a CDS encoding ribosomal protein P2, with translation MKYLASYLLLQLGGNASPSAADVKAHLETVGIEAEQERLDKLISELEGKDINELIAEGSSKLASVPSGGAAPSAAAGGASAAAAGGDAAAPAEEKKEEAKEESDDDMGFGLFD, from the exons ATGAAGTACCTCGcctcatacctcctcctccaactcggTGGTAACGCCTCTCCCTCCGCTGCCGACGTCAAGGCTCACCTCGAGACCGTCGGTATCGAGGCCGAACAAGAGAGACTCGACAAATTGATCTCTGAACTTGAAGGTAAAGACAtcaacgag CTCATCGCCGAGGGTTCATCCAAACTCGCCTCCGTCCCATCCGGTGGTGCCGCTCCCTccgctgctgctggtggtgctTCCGCCGCTGCTGCCGGTGGTGATGCCGCTGCCCCagccgaggagaagaaagaggaggcTAAGGAGGAGTCCGATGACGAcatg GGTTTCGGTCTTTTCGACTAA
- a CDS encoding mitochondrial 37S ribosomal protein uS5m: MSKHMTRPLRALGSSSSRLLSRSASTVTESSSSSSSSSSSSSSEIPSSSEIPSTSTSSSSSTPSNPPSSTPNGLPRQAFSIPYSPVPRLPTFPNTYSSPIHKHYNHPSPLFSPPHPSQYPTTLEDQNAARKEQKLSAISGLSRDELRGLNRFVVRSRKVQHMTKKGKMGVNQAYVVVGSPERGLVGLGRGRGHNGAAAADAAFHKAVLSMDYVNRYEARTLWGEGKDLTGKWGAAKVHLRARPPGFGLMVPPMIHRLFTACGIKDASAMITGSRNRPDVLKATIQILHGGGNPSGFGTGLFGKKGPRENKGQGMRSKEEIERERGRYGVDVGRRT; the protein is encoded by the exons ATGTCAAAGCATATGACAAGACCGCTCAGAGCATTAGgctcctcctcttccaggCTACTCAGCAGATCGGCATCAACAGTAACCgagtcatcatcttcttcatcttcttcatcttcttcatcttcctcggaaATACCTTCAAGTTCAGAaatcccctcaacctcgacctcatcatcctcttccaccccatcTAACCCACCATCAAGCACGCCCAATGGACTCCCCCGGCAGGCATTCTCAATCCCCTACTCTCCCGTCCCTCGTCTCCCCACATTCCCCAACACCTACTCCTCACCAATACACAAACACTACAACCACCCTTCCCCCTTGTTCTCCCCTCCGCACCCATCGCAGTACCCTACGACGTTGGAAGATCAAAATGCAGCGAGAAAGGAACAGAAGCTTTCTGCTATCTCTGGACTGAGTCGGGACGAGCTGAGGGGACTGAATAGGTTCGTGGTTAGGAGTAGGAAGGTGCAGCAtatgacgaagaaggggaagat GGGAGTCAACCAAGCTTATGTGGTAGTCGGATCGCCCGAACGAGGTCTAGTAGGATTGGGCAGAGGTAGAGGTCATAATGGTGCCGCAGCGGCGGATGCTGCTTTCcacaagg CCGTGCTCTCGATGGACTATGTCAACCGATACGAAGCCCGTACGCTCTGGGGCGAAGGTAAAGATCTGACGGGTAAATGGGGAGCTGCGAAAGTGCATCTCAGAGCCAGACCACCTG GATTCGGTCTAATGGTCCCACCAATGATCCACCGTCTATTCACAGCATGCGGTATCAAAGATGCCAGCGCTATGATAACTGGCTCGAGAAACAGACCGGATGTGTTGAAAGCTACCATCCAGATATTACATGGTGGT GGCAACCCATCAGGATTCGGTACTGGTTTATTCGGCAAGAAGGGACCAAGGGAGAACAAAGGTCAAGGAATGAGGAGTaaagaggagatcgagagggaaaggggaagataCGGTGTTGATGTTGGACGAAGGACGTAG
- a CDS encoding cyclin-dependent kinase regulatory subunit, with protein MSKSKQPTMEELAERIIYSDRYSDDKFEYRHVILPKAMLKYIPKSYFSPDDSGLLRILEENEWRGIGITQSLGWEHFEVHAPEPHILLFRRPLPAKR; from the exons ATGTCCAAGAGCAAGCAACCTACGATGGAGGAGTTGGCAGAGAGGATCATATATTCCGATCGAT ACTCGGACGATAAATTCGAATATCGACATGTCATCTTACCCAAAGCCATGTTGAAGTATATCCCCAAGAG CTACTTCTCGCCGGACGATTCAGGCTTATTACGAATACTCGAGGAGAACgagtggagagggatagggatcaCTCAGTCGTTGGGTTGGGAACATTTCGAGGTGCATG CTCCCGAACCACATATCT TGCTGTTCAGACGACCACTT CCCGCTAAGCGATAA